A stretch of DNA from Acidimicrobiales bacterium:
GGGTCGTACACCGCGGCGAAGCGCTCCACGGCCGCCTCGAGCGTCTCGCGCACCTGCGACGGTTTCCCGCCGGGCGGCGGGGGGCCGAGGCGGGCGGCGACCGAGGCGGTGAGCTCCTCGGCCTCGGCGAGGACCGCGTCGCGTCGGTGCGCCCACGCCTCCGACACGGCGTCGAGCACGGCTCGGAACGAGGGGGCACCGGGGCGCGGCTCCTTCGGGAAGTACGTTCCGCCGAAGAAGGGCCGCCCGCGCGCGTCGGTGAACACGGTGAGCGGCCAGCCGCCCGAGCCGGTCAGCGCCTGGACGGCCTCGAGGTAGACGGCGTCGACGTCCGGCCGCTCCTCGCGGTCCACCTTCACCGCGACGAACCCCTCGTTGAGCTGGCGGGCGGTCGCCTCGTCCTCGAAGGACTCGTGCGCCATGACGTGGCACCAGTGGCACGCCGAGTAGCCGATGGAGACGAGCACCGGGCGGTCGAGCGCCGCCGCCGCGGCGAAGGCCTCCTCGCCCCACGGGTACCACTCGACGGGGTTGTCGGCGTGCTGGCGCAGGTAGGGGCTGGGCTCGGCGGCGAGGCGGTTGGCCACGGCCTCAGCGTACCGAGGCCGCTCGCGCCGGCTTCAGTCGCGCCCGGTGCCGCCGGCGAGCGCGGCGCGGCGGACCTTGCCGAGCGCGGAGCGCGGCAGGGCGTCGCGAAGCTCGAGCTGCCTCGGCGCGGCGACGGGCCCGAGCTCCTCGGCCACGAGGCGGCGCAGCTCGGCGAGCGTCGGCGGCGAGCCCGGCCGGGGCACGACGTAGGCGACGACGCGCGCCCCCCACTCGGGGTCGGGCACGCCCGCCACCGCCACCTCGAGGACCTTCGGGTGCCGCCCGAGGACCGCCTCGACGGCGGCGGGCCAGACCTTCTCCCCGCCCGTCACGACGACCTCGGCGATGCGCCCGTGGACGACGAGGCGGCCGTCCGCGCCGAGGGTGCCGGCGTCCCCCGTGCGCAGCCACCCCTCGGCGTCCTTCGGGTCGTGCCCGTCTCGGTAGCAGCGGAGCAGCATCGGGCCGCGCACCTCGATCTCGCCGTCGGGCGCGACGCGCACCTCGACGCCGTCGAGGGGCCGGCCGTCGTAGACGACGCCGCTCGCCGTCTCGGTCATGCCGTAGGTGGTGACGACGTTGCCGGGCAGTTCCGCTGGCGGCGCCTGCCCGCCGAGCACGACGGTGCGGAAGGCGGCGGCGCCCGGGCCGAGGCGGCCGAGCGCCGTCGGGACGAGCGAGACGAGCGTCGCGCCCCGCCGCGCCTCGGCGAGCACCGCGTCGGCGTCGAAGCGGGGCAGGACCGTGAGCGGCGTCTCGGTGACGAGCGCCCGCACGATGACCATCAGGCCGCCGACGTGGGCGGCTGGCAGGCAGCACAGCCAGCGGTCCCGGCCGGGGTCGACGCCGAGGCGCGCGCTCGCGGCGAGCGCCGAGGCGCGCAGCGCGTCGGCGCCGAGCACGACGCCCTTCGGCTCGCCGGTCGTCCCCGAGGTCGCGACCACGAGGGCGTCGCCGTCCTCGAGGGGCCGAGCAGAGCGGCGCCGCTGCGAGGAGCCGTCCGGACCGACGACGGCGTGCGGCGCGAGCGCCTCGACGAGGCGCGCCTTCGCGGCGGTCGGGAGGCGCTGGTCGAGGGGGAGGACGGCGTCGCCCCCGTCGAGGCAGCGGCGCAGCGCCGCCACGAGCTCGTCGCCGGCGGGCAGGTCCAAGGCGACGAGCCGGCGCACGCGGGTAGCGTAACGCCCGTATGGGAGACGACACGGGGGGCCTCCCCGCCTGGAAGGCGGCGGGCAGCTACCAGGACATCCGCTACGAGACCGCCGAGGGGATCGCGAAGGTCACGATCGCCCGCCCCGAGGTGCGCAACGCCTTCCGGCCCCAGACGCTCTTCGAGCTCGCCGACGCCTTCAACGCGGCGCGCGACGACCCGGGGATCGGGGTCGTCATCCTCACCGGCGAGGGCACGGAGGCCTTCTGCTCCGGCGGCGACCAGCGCATCCGGGGCGACGACGGCTACCTCGGCGACGACGACGTGGCCAGGGCGGGGATCGGGCGGCTCAACGTCCTCGACCTGCAGGTGCAGATCCGCCGCCTCCCCAAGCCCGTCGTCGCCATGGTGGCGGGCTACGCCATCGGCGGGGGCCACGTGCTCCACCTCGTGTGCGACCTCACGATCGCGGCCGACAACGCCCGCTTCGGGCAGACCGGCCCGCGCGTCGGGAGCTTCGACGCCGGCTACGGCGCGGGCCTGCTGGCGCGCACCATCGGCCTCAAGCGCGCGAAGGAGATCTGGTTCCTCTGCCGCCAGTACGACGCGCGCCGCGCCTACGAGATGGGCCTCGTCAACGCCGTCGTCCCGCTCGAGCGCCTCGAGGCAGAGACGGTGGCGTGGTGTCGCGAGATGCTCCGCCTCTCGCCGATCGCGCTGCGGATGCTGAAGGCCGGCTTCAACGCGGCCGAGGACGGCCTCGCCGGGATCCAGCAGCTCGCCGGCGACGCGACCATGCTCTTCTACATGAGCGAGGAGGCCCAGGAGGGTCGGAACGCCTTCGTCGAGAAGCGGCCCCCCGACTTCTCGCGCTTCCCCCGCCGCCCGTGAGCGGCTCGGCGCCCGCTCGGACCTGATGGCGAGCCGGCGCGACTGGCTCGGCGCGGCGCGGCCGCGCACGCTGCCGGCCGCCGTCGTGCCCGTCCTCGTCGGTGCCGCCGTGGCGCGTGCCGGGGGCACGGTCGCCTGGGGCAAGGCCGCCCTCGCCCTCGTCGTCGCCCTCGCCCTCCAGGTCGGGACGAACTACGCGAACGACTACGCCGACGGCGTGCGCGGCACCGACGCGGCCCGCGTCGGGCCCGTGCGCCTCGTCGCCGGCGGTCTCGCCCCGGCGCGCGCCGTACGCGCCGCGGCGCTGGCGGCCTTCGCCGTCGCGGCCGTGGCCGGCCTCGCCCTCTCGCTGTGGACCTCCCCGGTCCTGCTCGCGCTCGGGGCCGCCTCCATCGCGGCCGGCTGGCTCTACACCGGAGGGCCCCGGCCCTACGGCTACGTGGGCCTCGGCGAGGTCTTCGTCTTCGCCTTCTTCGGTCTCGCGGCGGTCGTGGGCACCGCCTACGTCGCGTCGGGCCACCTCGCCGCGCTCGCCTTCGCCGCGGCGTGCCCGGTCGGCCTCGTCGCCGTCGCCCTCCTCGTCGTCAACAACCTGCGCGACCTGCCGAGCGACGCGGCCGCGGGCAAGCGCACCCTCGCTGTGCGCCTCGGCGCCCGGCGGACCCGCCTCGCCTACACCGCGAGCCTCGGCCTCGCGCTCGCGCTCGGCGCGCTCCTCGCCCTGGCACGCCCGCTCGCGCTGCTCTCCCTGCTCGCCGCGCCCCTC
This window harbors:
- a CDS encoding 1,4-dihydroxy-2-naphthoate polyprenyltransferase, producing MASRRDWLGAARPRTLPAAVVPVLVGAAVARAGGTVAWGKAALALVVALALQVGTNYANDYADGVRGTDAARVGPVRLVAGGLAPARAVRAAALAAFAVAAVAGLALSLWTSPVLLALGAASIAAGWLYTGGPRPYGYVGLGEVFVFAFFGLAAVVGTAYVASGHLAALAFAAACPVGLVAVALLVVNNLRDLPSDAAAGKRTLAVRLGARRTRLAYTASLGLALALGALLALARPLALLSLLAAPLALRPTRVVRSGAEGRALVPALAMTGAFQLAFGTLLAVGIAL
- a CDS encoding fatty acid--CoA ligase family protein, which codes for MRRLVALDLPAGDELVAALRRCLDGGDAVLPLDQRLPTAAKARLVEALAPHAVVGPDGSSQRRRSARPLEDGDALVVATSGTTGEPKGVVLGADALRASALAASARLGVDPGRDRWLCCLPAAHVGGLMVIVRALVTETPLTVLPRFDADAVLAEARRGATLVSLVPTALGRLGPGAAAFRTVVLGGQAPPAELPGNVVTTYGMTETASGVVYDGRPLDGVEVRVAPDGEIEVRGPMLLRCYRDGHDPKDAEGWLRTGDAGTLGADGRLVVHGRIAEVVVTGGEKVWPAAVEAVLGRHPKVLEVAVAGVPDPEWGARVVAYVVPRPGSPPTLAELRRLVAEELGPVAAPRQLELRDALPRSALGKVRRAALAGGTGRD
- the menB gene encoding 1,4-dihydroxy-2-naphthoyl-CoA synthase codes for the protein MGDDTGGLPAWKAAGSYQDIRYETAEGIAKVTIARPEVRNAFRPQTLFELADAFNAARDDPGIGVVILTGEGTEAFCSGGDQRIRGDDGYLGDDDVARAGIGRLNVLDLQVQIRRLPKPVVAMVAGYAIGGGHVLHLVCDLTIAADNARFGQTGPRVGSFDAGYGAGLLARTIGLKRAKEIWFLCRQYDARRAYEMGLVNAVVPLERLEAETVAWCREMLRLSPIALRMLKAGFNAAEDGLAGIQQLAGDATMLFYMSEEAQEGRNAFVEKRPPDFSRFPRRP